Sequence from the Undibacterium piscinae genome:
TTGCTGGCGCGAGTAAACGCGCTCCGGATGACTGATCAGCTCACCCAGCAAACGAAATTCGACCGGCGTCAGCGGCAGGGCGGTGGCATCGATAAGGATACGCATCTGCACATGATCAACCACGAAGCGCGGTGCGGCTGCGGGGCTTAGCGTGATTGCTGCAGGATTATTCTGAATGCCGCCATTGCCGGCATTACCACTGTGGCGGCGCAGATGCACCTTGGCGCGCGCCACTACTTCACGCGGACTAAAGGGTTTGCAGACGTAATCGTCGGCACCCGATTCCAGGCCAAGTAAGCGATCAATCTCGTCGACTTTGGCGGTTAGCATGATGATAGGCAACTGGCTAAATGTCCTGACCTGCTTACAGAGCTCCAGACCATCAAGGCCGGGCAACATCAGGTCGAGCAAGACCAGATCAGGCGCTGCCTCGCGTATCTGCGCCAATGCGCTGATGCCATCGGCCAGACAATCGACCAGATAGCCGCTGGCGACAAAATAATCGGCCAGCAAGGCGGCGATCTTGGTATCGTCCTCGACAATCAGGATGCGGCTAGCTTGGGTGCCGGTGTTGTCCATGTTGGTGCTCGCAAAAAATAGTGAAGCAAGTAGGCTGTAGGCAAAAACGGCAATTGTGGCCTATCGCCTGATTATGCTACTGCCGGCAGCCGAATGACAATCTTAATCCCACCCAATCTGGAGGGCAGGGCGGCGATTTTGCCGTGATTTGATTCTATCAGCGCCTTGCAAATCGATAGCCCCAGGCCGCTGCCGCCGCGTTGACGGCTACGGTCCTGATCGGCGCGATACAGGCGCTCGAACAGGCGGGCATGAGTGCCGTCTGGCACGCCGGGAGCACTATCTTCAACACTTAATTCTAGCAGTGGTCCGTTACGGCTGAGGCTGCATTGCAACTGGCCACCGGCATCGGTGTAACGCAGGCTGTTTTCAAATAAATTGCTAAATACCTGAGTCAGCCGGTCGGCGTCGGCCTTGACGTACAGCGGCTCAGCCGGAATCTGGCTGCTTACCGTCAGATTGGCGGCCTGTATGCGCGGCTGGTAACGTTGCAGCACCTCGTTCAGGAGCGTGCACAAGTCGATTCTTTGTAACTGAAACGCCAACTCACCGGCATGCGCCAGATTGACCTGATGTATATCATCGACCAGCTTACTCAAATGCAGCACTTCTTCATGCAGCGACTTTAAAGCGCTTGGACTGGTTGGGCGTATGCCATCGATCAGGGCCTCGATTTCGCCGCGCATCACCGTCAATGGCGTGCGCAGTTCGTGCGAGACATTCGCCAGCATCTTACTGCGCTGCGCTTCGTTTTGCTGCAGGGTGAGCGCCATCGCATTGACATGGCTTGCCAGTTCGCCAAGCTCGTCTTGATTGACGATGTCGGCGCGCGCTTCCAGTTGTCCTTGCGAGATGCGTCTGGTAACGCTGCGCAGCGATGCCACCGGTAGCAGCAGATGACGAGTCAGCCAGATTGAGAGTAATACCGACAGCAAGATCAGGCCACCGGCCAGCCAGAGTATCTGACGTGTCTGTGACAGTACGAAGCCGCTGGCGCTGGTATGGGATAGTTGGCGCAAGGGCATCAGGCTTAAACTGGCGACGGTACGCCCATCTACCACGATGGGCTGGCGCTGGCCGGGCGGCGTATCGCGCGGGCCTACCAGTATCCGGCCATCTTGATCGATGAGGGATAAACGTGGCCCAAAACCCATGGGGTCAGGTGGTGGCGGGCGACGGGCAGGAAACTCTTCGCGTGGCGGGCGATCAGGGTGATCTGGCCGATCGGGGTGGTTTGGCCGGTGCGGCGGCCGCGGCGGGCGCTTATCCGCATCGTCGTTTGCCTCAGCGGTTGGTCCGGCGTTGGCCTGCTTATCAGGGAAACCTACGCGTGCGACATCGAGCATATCGCGCATGGCGCGGCGGTTATCGGCAAACCGGTCGAGATTGCCGTGACGGCGGTAATCCTCGGCAAACAGCTTACTGATTTCTTGTAAGTGCTCAGATTCGAGCTGATTCAGATAGGCGATAAAGCCGCTTTTTAAGTTCTGGCTGGTGATCCACGCCATGGTGCCTACGCTCAGTATCACAATGGCGATGATGGCAAGGGCGATTTTGCGGGCAATGGTCAGACGCACGGTGACTCCTTGTCGCATAAGCCGGGCAATTCCTGACAGCGGATGTCTGTGCAAATCGCGTTCATATTTATCGGTGAGATGTTGTCAGCGGTGAAACGATGTACGAGCATATTGACGCTCAATTATGAAGTAATAATGGATTTCCCTATAGCCATTTGCATGGAGATGTCTGTTGTTTAATAAAATCAAAGCAAATATGAAAATCGCTGAAAAATATAAAAAATCTTCATAAAAAGTGATGGTCTCCATTTTTTCTCCACATTCGGCACTTATTCTGGCTACAGCTTAAGTTTCTCTTGGGCAAAAAATACTATGTACACACTGTGCGTGAACTAAGCCGAAATCCGCAGATATCAGCAGATACCAGCAGATACCAGCATTGATCAGCATTGATTAGCTTAAGCAAGTGCTTTGCCAGCCAAGACAACATTATCCGCAACATAGCCGGGATCAAAGGAGACGCAATATGAACATCAGCAAAAGTAACAGGCACATGGTAAAGCTGCCTGCCATCATGGGATTGCTCGCCGGTGCGCTAGTAGATTCTGCTTACGCTGCAGCGCCGCTTGCCCAACCCAACGGTGAGGGTGCCGCGCTGAGCTTTAGTAGCGGCGGTAGCATAGACACGAATAATCCATTTTTTAAGCCCTTTGGTAACGGTCGCGCCTGCGTCAGTTGTCATCAGGAGAGCCAGGGTTGGAGCGTCTCGCCTGCTGCGTTACAAGCGAGATTCACGCAAAGCAATGGCAATGATCCTATTTTTAAGCTCAATGATGGTGCCAACTCGCCCAATGCCCCTATCACCAGCCTGGAGCAAAAACGTGCCGCCTATAATCTGCTGCTGTCCAGGGGCTTGATACGGGTCGGCTTGGCTATACCTGCCGCGGCTGAATTTACCCTGGTAAAAGTGGAGGACCCGTATGGCTACGCCAGTGCCCGGGAGTTGTCACTATTTCGCCGGCCTTTGCCGACCACTAACCTGAAATTTCAAAACACCGTGATGTGGGATGCGCGCGAAACCTTGAGCGACGCACAATCCAAACTCTGCATTATCGGTAGCCGGCCAGCCAAGTGCTTTGCGCCGGTTGATGTCGACTTGCTGCATCAATCGAATAGCGCAGTGACCGGGCATGCCCAGGCCGCGCAAGGCTTGACGGCAGCCGAACAGCGCGCCATCGTTGATTTTGAAAAAACCTTATTCACCGCGCAGATCAGCAGCAAAGTTGCCGGTAGCCTCAATGCCGCAGGCGGCAAGGGAGGGCCGCTGGCTTTGGCACAAAACAATTTTTACTTCGGCATCAACGATGTGCAAGAGGGCGACTATCAAACAGGTGCCGCTTTTAATCGCGCAGCCTTTTCCTTGTTCGGAGCCTGGCGCGGCTTGGACGTGCGTCCGCCGCCACCTCCGGCTATCCCGGGTCGGCCAAGACCACCGGCTTCGCCGCCAGTGAGTAGCACCGATCTGGCACGCGCCTCAATTGCGCGCGGAGAAGCGATTTTCAATAACAAGCCGTTCAATATCGGCGGCGTCGGCGGTTTTAATGATGAGTTGCGCCGCCCTTTACAACGAGGCACTTGTACCAGTTGCCACAACACGCCGAATGTCGGCAGTAGTTCGGTGCCGCGCCTGTTTAACACCGGCACTTCCGATGCCCGTCTGCGTACTCCCGATATGCCGCTGTACACGCTAAAAAATATCGCCACAGGTGAAGTGGTGCAGACTTCTGATCCGGGCAGTGCGATGTTGACCGGTAAATGGAAAGACATAGGGCGCTTCAAGGTGCCTAGCCTGAGAGCGCTCGAAGCTCGTTCACCGTATTTTCACAACGGCTCCGTCAATGATCTGACTGTGCTGGTAAAGTTTTACGACAAGCGTTTTGGCATAGGGTTTTTCGCCGCAAGAGATCGTCGATCTGACGGCGTTTCTGAAGGTGTTGTAGCTTAGGACGTACGCAAAATTGCTCTGGATAGGCGTACCGCCGAAGACAGTACTTTAGTACGGCAAGGCGGATACAACGACGCTGGGGCGGTTTTGCGTAAGTCCTATAATTTTTAAAAGCGCATGGCCGCTCACGCAAGCGCCATGCGCCTGCTGGCGGCATCGCCCCGCAAAGGCGCATGGATACTGCGCGGTGGGGAGGGCTGAATATTACTTTGAGATAGGAAATTTACCTGAAGTGCCAGGCTAAAATGTCATTAATTGGCATAGGCTTGGCGATATGATAGCCCTGAGCGAAATCTACGCCGAGTGCACCAAGGAGGCTTAGCGTTTCGGCATTTTCTACAAATTCGGCTATCGTGAGCTTACCCGTCAGGTGGGCAATTTCATTGATACTCCTTACCATCGCGCAGTCGACCGCATCGCTTGCCATATCTTTGACGAATTGCCCGTCTATCTTTAAGTAATCCACTGGTAATCGTTTGAGATGTGCCATGGAAGACATTCCACTGCCAAAATCGTCGAGGGAGGTTCGAGCGCCGCGATCGTGCAAAACGTTGAAAAACTCTAATGCCGTATTTATATTCCCAATCGCAGCAGTTTCGGTGATTTCAAAACAAATCTTATTCGCAGGTATCTGATGCTGCTCAAGTGCGTCTATGACGAAACGATGGAAGTCACGGTCGCAGACTGTTTTTCCGGACAAGTTCACGGCAATAGTTGCTATTTCAGAAATTTCATTTTGATGGCTTCTCATCCATTCAAAAACATGAGTCACCACCCAGCGATCGACTTGTTCCGCCAGTCCGTAGCGCTCAGCGGCGGGGATAAATGCACCGGGAAGTACAAGTGTGCCATCGAATTCTCGCAATCGAAGTAATGCCTCAAAATGCAAACCTTTGGCTGCGCCTGTGTCTAGTCGTATGATAGGTTGCGCAAAGAGCTCAAAGCGATCTTCATCGATGGCTTGTTGTAGGCGCGGTGCCCACTGCATTTGGTCATGTTGAGCCAGTATTGCCTTATCCAGATCTTCGTAAATATGGACTCGTCCCCGGCCCTCATCCTTGGCTGCAAAACATGCGCCATCAGCAGCCTGCTGCGCTTCTTGCGCGGTCGCCCAGCGCCCATCCAACGGGGCGACACCAATGCTGGCGCCAACGCGAAAAAATTTCCCATTTTGCTGGAAGCGGATTTGCCCGACCTTATCGCATACAGATTGGGCAACCCGTTGCGCAACAGTGATGTCGCAGCCTTCCAGTAAAAGAGCAAACTCGTCGCCGCCCAGACGTGCTACCGTGTCTTTCGCCCTCACACTTTTTAGCAGTAGCTCCGCTACTTCCTTCAACAGGGCATCGCCAGCGGCGTGGCCGCAGCTATCGTTGACGATCTTGAACTGGTCCAGATCAATGCAACACAAGGTATGGCTTGTGCCTGTGGCGATAGACGACTCAAACATTTCCAGCAGCAATCGATCAAATTCGGCCCGGTTCGCTAATCCGGTTAGATGATCGTGGCTAGCTCTTCGTTCTACTTCTTGTCTTAAGATACGTTGTCCGGTGACATCTCTAAATACCATCACGACGCCCGTAATGACATCGCCGGAAGTAAAAATCGGTGCAGCAGAATCTTCCACCGCGTATTCGCTACCGTTTTTACTGATCAATACGGTGTCACGGGCGAGCCCGACAATGGCTCGTTCTTGAAGGCAATGGGCAATCGGATTTTTTGCGGCGAGACGGCTGTGCTGATTGATAATGTTGAAAACAGTGGTTACCGGTAGACCTATGGCATCGGCCAGCCTCCAGCCGGTGAGTTTTTCTGCAATAGGATTGAGATATTGTATTTTTTCAAATTCATCGGTCGTGATAACTGCATCACCAATGGAGCTAAGTGTCACCCTGGTTCGCTCGAATTCATTGGCTAAAGCAATTTCCAGAGACTTACGTTCTGTGATGTCTTTGGTGTAGCCATGCCATAAGATGCTGCCATCCGAACGAGATTCTGGCGTGGCATGGCCCTCAAGCCAGCGCATGCCGCCTTTTGGTAAAATCACGCGATATTGCTGATGCCATATCGTCAAATTTTTTGCCGACTCCGTGATCCCTTTGGATATTGCATCGAGGTCATCGGGGTGTACTCTTTTTAACGCCAAGTCAGAATTTCTTTGAACTTGTAGCGGACTTAATTCATAAATGCTGCGGATGCCCTCGCTGGCATAGGGGAAACGAGAGCTTCCGTCGGGAAATAACAGAAATTGATAAATCGCCCCGGGTACTTGCTCCGTTGCTTTTCTTATTCGAAAAAGTTCATCTTCCAGACGTTGGCGTTCATTGACGCGTATGACTACACACTCGGTGAATGCACCATCAATTTTATTGTGCGTTATTGCATTGAACAGTACAGGTATTTGTTGCCCGTTTTCATTCGCTAAACTAATGGCAATTTCTTCGACATGGCCATGAATATGCAGCATGGACATCACCTGCATGTGAAACATTAATTTGTTTGCCGATGACAGCAACTCATCGAGATGCTTGCCGGGTAAGTCTTCCTGAGGCGTGCCTAGCATCGATGCCAGCGTTCGATTGGCCGCGACCAATCGCAAACTGCTGTCGAAAGAAAAGATGCCGCAAGGGGCGTCCTCGACATTGAAAGTTGACAGGCTCATGAAAGGATGGGCGGGTTATTCGTATTTTCCAAGAACTGTGTGATCAGCTCAATGGTCTCTTTCGGATGGCTCATGTGAGGACAGTGACCGGTTGCCTTCATCTGTACCAGCGTACTTTGGGATAAATGCTTGCTGAGATATTCTCCGACTTCCAGCGGAGCAACCGAATCATGCTGACACTGAAGGAGTAAGCAAGGTTTATCAAGATTTTTTAAATCTGCGCGGTTGTCGGCCAAGAAGGTCGCCTCGGCAAAGCGTTTGGCAATCGGCGGATCCATTGCGCAAAAACTAGCCTCAAGTTCTTGTGCCAACGCGGGTTGATCTGGATTTTTTGCTACGACGCCAGCCAGATAATTGGCCCAGCCAGGCTGATTGCGGGAGATCATGTCTAATAAACCCTCAATGTCTGCCGCTTCAAAGCCACCAATATAGTCTGGAGGATCATTTAAATAGCGCGGTGACGGACAAACCATGATTAATTGTGCGATGCGCTGTGGTATTTTTGACGCGGCAAGCAGGCAAATCATGCTGCTGACAGAATGGCCAACCAGAATAACTTTGCTTAGATCGAGCGCTTCGCATATTTCAATAATGTCTTGCGCATACCCGCTCAAAGACGAATATCTGTCGGGATCATAGGAATCCAGATCTGATTGGCCAGCGCCGACATAATCGAAAAGGATGACTTTAAAGTTATCCTCGAAGCTTGGGCTAACTTTACGCCACATTGCCTGATCGCAACCATAGCCGTGGGCAAATACGATTGCTTGAGAGCCTTTGCCAGATACTCGAACGTTGTTTCTTTGCAAGATATCCATGGGTTGCCCTTTTTCAATTGGAGTAAAAAACGATTGTTTCATCAAAGGGCAGTCCCCCTAGATTTAACGAGGATACAATAGCCTGCAAGAACTATTGTATCAACATTGTAAAATTACGTGTTTTTCCCTAATTAATAAACGAGGGGTTGACTAATTGCAAAAAGGAAGTTGCCTTTAAATGCTGTGCACTCTTCGAAATTATACAAGCAGTTATGGCAATCGCTTAATTGGATTGGTCT
This genomic interval carries:
- a CDS encoding response regulator gives rise to the protein MDNTGTQASRILIVEDDTKIAALLADYFVASGYLVDCLADGISALAQIREAAPDLVLLDLMLPGLDGLELCKQVRTFSQLPIIMLTAKVDEIDRLLGLESGADDYVCKPFSPREVVARAKVHLRRHSGNAGNGGIQNNPAAITLSPAAAPRFVVDHVQMRILIDATALPLTPVEFRLLGELISHPERVYSRQQLLDFAHEDQRDINDRTIDSHIKNIRKKILNRLPGGDYLQSVYGVGYRFELPP
- a CDS encoding HAMP domain-containing protein; translated protein: MTIARKIALAIIAIVILSVGTMAWITSQNLKSGFIAYLNQLESEHLQEISKLFAEDYRRHGNLDRFADNRRAMRDMLDVARVGFPDKQANAGPTAEANDDADKRPPRPPHRPNHPDRPDHPDRPPREEFPARRPPPPDPMGFGPRLSLIDQDGRILVGPRDTPPGQRQPIVVDGRTVASLSLMPLRQLSHTSASGFVLSQTRQILWLAGGLILLSVLLSIWLTRHLLLPVASLRSVTRRISQGQLEARADIVNQDELGELASHVNAMALTLQQNEAQRSKMLANVSHELRTPLTVMRGEIEALIDGIRPTSPSALKSLHEEVLHLSKLVDDIHQVNLAHAGELAFQLQRIDLCTLLNEVLQRYQPRIQAANLTVSSQIPAEPLYVKADADRLTQVFSNLFENSLRYTDAGGQLQCSLSRNGPLLELSVEDSAPGVPDGTHARLFERLYRADQDRSRQRGGSGLGLSICKALIESNHGKIAALPSRLGGIKIVIRLPAVA
- a CDS encoding cytochrome C, whose translation is MNISKSNRHMVKLPAIMGLLAGALVDSAYAAAPLAQPNGEGAALSFSSGGSIDTNNPFFKPFGNGRACVSCHQESQGWSVSPAALQARFTQSNGNDPIFKLNDGANSPNAPITSLEQKRAAYNLLLSRGLIRVGLAIPAAAEFTLVKVEDPYGYASARELSLFRRPLPTTNLKFQNTVMWDARETLSDAQSKLCIIGSRPAKCFAPVDVDLLHQSNSAVTGHAQAAQGLTAAEQRAIVDFEKTLFTAQISSKVAGSLNAAGGKGGPLALAQNNFYFGINDVQEGDYQTGAAFNRAAFSLFGAWRGLDVRPPPPPAIPGRPRPPASPPVSSTDLARASIARGEAIFNNKPFNIGGVGGFNDELRRPLQRGTCTSCHNTPNVGSSSVPRLFNTGTSDARLRTPDMPLYTLKNIATGEVVQTSDPGSAMLTGKWKDIGRFKVPSLRALEARSPYFHNGSVNDLTVLVKFYDKRFGIGFFAARDRRSDGVSEGVVA
- a CDS encoding EAL domain-containing protein produces the protein MSLSTFNVEDAPCGIFSFDSSLRLVAANRTLASMLGTPQEDLPGKHLDELLSSANKLMFHMQVMSMLHIHGHVEEIAISLANENGQQIPVLFNAITHNKIDGAFTECVVIRVNERQRLEDELFRIRKATEQVPGAIYQFLLFPDGSSRFPYASEGIRSIYELSPLQVQRNSDLALKRVHPDDLDAISKGITESAKNLTIWHQQYRVILPKGGMRWLEGHATPESRSDGSILWHGYTKDITERKSLEIALANEFERTRVTLSSIGDAVITTDEFEKIQYLNPIAEKLTGWRLADAIGLPVTTVFNIINQHSRLAAKNPIAHCLQERAIVGLARDTVLISKNGSEYAVEDSAAPIFTSGDVITGVVMVFRDVTGQRILRQEVERRASHDHLTGLANRAEFDRLLLEMFESSIATGTSHTLCCIDLDQFKIVNDSCGHAAGDALLKEVAELLLKSVRAKDTVARLGGDEFALLLEGCDITVAQRVAQSVCDKVGQIRFQQNGKFFRVGASIGVAPLDGRWATAQEAQQAADGACFAAKDEGRGRVHIYEDLDKAILAQHDQMQWAPRLQQAIDEDRFELFAQPIIRLDTGAAKGLHFEALLRLREFDGTLVLPGAFIPAAERYGLAEQVDRWVVTHVFEWMRSHQNEISEIATIAVNLSGKTVCDRDFHRFVIDALEQHQIPANKICFEITETAAIGNINTALEFFNVLHDRGARTSLDDFGSGMSSMAHLKRLPVDYLKIDGQFVKDMASDAVDCAMVRSINEIAHLTGKLTIAEFVENAETLSLLGALGVDFAQGYHIAKPMPINDILAWHFR
- a CDS encoding alpha/beta hydrolase yields the protein MDILQRNNVRVSGKGSQAIVFAHGYGCDQAMWRKVSPSFEDNFKVILFDYVGAGQSDLDSYDPDRYSSLSGYAQDIIEICEALDLSKVILVGHSVSSMICLLAASKIPQRIAQLIMVCPSPRYLNDPPDYIGGFEAADIEGLLDMISRNQPGWANYLAGVVAKNPDQPALAQELEASFCAMDPPIAKRFAEATFLADNRADLKNLDKPCLLLQCQHDSVAPLEVGEYLSKHLSQSTLVQMKATGHCPHMSHPKETIELITQFLENTNNPPILS